GGCTCGCCGAGGAGGCGGGCCGGCTGGCCAGGGCGGACGTCGAGGACTGGTACCGCCGCCAGGGCGGCGGCTACGGCGGGGGTTTCGGCGGCGGGATCGCCGGCGGCCGCAGCAACAGCAGCGGGATGCTCGCCGGGATCCTGCTGGGCCAGATCCTCGGTGGCGGGGGGCTCGGAGGCGGGAGCCGCGCAGGCGGGGGCTTCGGTGGAGGGTTCGGCGGGGCCGGACGCCGTGGCGGCGGCGGCGGGTTCGGCGGCGGGTTCGGCGGTGGCATGGGCGGACGTCGTGGCGGCGGCGGCCGTTTCTAGGCAGACTGCCACCATGGCGCAGAAGCAGACAGTCCTCGGCCGCATCGCCCAGCTCGCCCGGGCGAACATCCACGCGATGCTGGACGCCGCCGAGGACCCCGAGAAGATGCTCGACCAGATGGTCCGCGACTACCGCTCCAGCATCAGCGAGGCCGAGGAGGCGATCGCGCAGACCATCGGCAACCTGCGCCTCGCCGAGCAGGACCGCGACGAGGACCAGCGCGCCGCCAAGGAGTGGGAGGGCAAGGCGCTGGCCGCCTCCCGCAAGGCCGACGAGCTGCGCGCCCAGGGGCAGACCGCGGAGGCCGACCGGTTCGACGGGCTGGCGCGGATCGCGATCGAGCGGCAGCTCTCCGCCGAGGCGGAGGTCCGTGCCGCCGAGCCCACCATCACCGCCCAGACCGAGGTCGTGGACAAGCTCAAGACCGGGTTGCAGCAGATGAAGGCCAAGCTCGACGAGCTGCAGCGCACCCGCGACCAGCTCGTCGCCCGGCAGAAGTCCGCCGCTGCGCAGGCCCAGGTGCACGAGGCCGTGTCCTCCATCGACCTGCTCGACCCGACCTCGGAGATCTCCCGGTTCGAGGAGAAGGTCCGCCGGGAGGAGGCCATGGTCGCCGGTCGCGCCGAGCTCGCGTCGTCCTCGCTGGAGTCGCAGTTCGAGGAGCTCAAGGACCACTCGCGGGACGCCGAGGTGGAGGCCCGGCTGGCCGAGCTCAAGGCGCGCAGCGGGTCCTGACCTGGTGCCGTTGACCGACGTCCTCGCCGGTCGTGACCTGGGAGACGACCCGGACGCCGTCTTCGACGCGTTCTCCGGCTGGGTCGCCGACCAGGGCATGGACTTGTACCCCGCGCAGACCGAGGCCCTGATCGAGCTGCTCAGCGGCAGCAACGTCGTCCTGGCGACGCCGACCGGCAGCGGCAAGAGCCTCGTCGCCACCGGCGCGCACCTGGCCGCCCTGGCCACCGGCCGGCGAAGCGTGTACACCGCGCCGATCAAGGCGCTGGTGAGTGAGAAGTTCTTCGCTCTGTGCGAGGTGTTCGGCGCCCAGAACGTCGGCATGATGACCGGGGACGCCAGCGTCAACGCCGGGGCGCCGATCATCTGCTGCACCGCCGAGGTGCTCGCCAACGTGGCCCTGCGCGAGGGCCCGGACGCCGACATCGGGCTCGTCGTCATGGACGAGTTCCACTTCTACGCCGAGCCGGACCGCGGCTGGGCCTGGCAGGTCCCGCTGCTGGAGCTCAACCGCGCCCAGTTCCTGCTCATGTCCGCGACCCTCGGTGACACCACGGCACTGCGGGCGGACCTGGCCCGGCGCACCGGCCGCCAGACCGTGGAGGTGGCGTCCGCGCAACGCCCTGTCCCGCTGCACTTCTGGTACGCGACGACGCCGCTGCACGAGACGCTCACCGAGCTGCTGGAGACCCACCAGGCACCGATCTACGTCGTGCACTTCACCCAGGCAGCGG
This DNA window, taken from Kineosporiaceae bacterium SCSIO 59966, encodes the following:
- a CDS encoding PspA/IM30 family protein; protein product: MAQKQTVLGRIAQLARANIHAMLDAAEDPEKMLDQMVRDYRSSISEAEEAIAQTIGNLRLAEQDRDEDQRAAKEWEGKALAASRKADELRAQGQTAEADRFDGLARIAIERQLSAEAEVRAAEPTITAQTEVVDKLKTGLQQMKAKLDELQRTRDQLVARQKSAAAQAQVHEAVSSIDLLDPTSEISRFEEKVRREEAMVAGRAELASSSLESQFEELKDHSRDAEVEARLAELKARSGS